In Vanrija pseudolonga chromosome 4, complete sequence, a single window of DNA contains:
- the MCH2 gene encoding putative transporter MCH2: MRKPSAEDLELGTRSGSGTTSTPDQTTLNAGSSSVDNNENEKEKYPTTMTADEEAGGARTDEAADEIELPNGGYGWVVVLCVLGVNACTWGVNTTYGVYSSYFLQHNYYAATQLDYAWVGGLSAAIAVAMGPLANFFVRKFGFKAPMYFGSVMVGLGQCCAGVAKSFGGFLACQGIVFGIGLGMLLVPSQPLVAHWFDKRLAFAQGIAQAGSGVGGVIWANTTPLLLQRVGVKLTLVINGVITMVILLIATFFIKGRHTAVGAKSASFHVSLVWTNFGFAWFLVWGALTIMAYFIAIYTLASYCTDGLGLTQKQGGAVMSILAAGQIVGRPVWGYALDRGGRVNMVIVSYLICGVATLAIWMPGRSFGLMALFGLLHGLTGGTIHSAATPVLTSIVGLQDLGSALAIYWVDLSVPSLVSQVLAILLVNYSRNHLGKTGADAYTISIGFCGALTFAGAFALYGSKRYLQGDFKVLKKS, translated from the exons ATGCGGAAGCCCTCCGCTgaggacctcgagctcggcacgcgctcgggctcgggcacgacctcgacgccagaCCAAACAACATTAAATGCCGGCTCTTCGTCTGTCGACAACAACGAGAACGAGAAGGAGAAGTACCCCACCACGATGACagcggacgaggaggccggcggcgcgcgcaccgaCGAAGCGGCGGACGAGATCGAGCTCCCGAACGGAGGATACGGctgggtcgtcgtcctctgcgtGCTGGGCGTGAACGCGTGTACTTGGG GCGTGAACACCACATACGGCGTCTACTCGTCCTACTTCCTCCAGCACAACTACTACGCGGCCACACAGCTCGACTACGCGTGGGTCGGCGGCCTGTCCGCCGCGATCGCGGTCGCGATGGGGCCCTTGGCCAACTTCTTCGTGCGCAAGTTCGGCTTCAAGGCGCCAATGTACTTCG GATCAGTCAtggtcggcctcggacaGTGCTGTGCGGGCGTCGCAAAGTCCTTTGGCGGCTTCCTCGCGTGCCAGGGCATCGTGTTTGGTATCGGGCTGGGCATG ctcctcgtcccgtcccagccgctcgtcgcgcactGGTTCGACAAGCGCCTCGCGTTCGCGCAGGGCATCGCACAGGCCGgctcgggcgtcggcggcgtcatcTGGGCCAACACGACCCCGCTGCTCCTCCAGCGCGTGGGCGTGAAGCTCACGTTAGTGATCAACGGCGTGATCACTATggtcatcctcctcatcgccacTTTCTTCATCAAGGGGCGCCACACGGCCGTCGGGGCCAAGAGCGCCAGCTTCCATGTCTCGCTCGTGTGGACAAACTTTGGCTTTGCGTGGTTCCTCGTCTGGGGCGCTTTGACCA TCATGGCTTACTTTATCGCAATCTACACCCTCGCCTCGTACTGCACCGACGGCCTGGGTCTGACGCAGAAAcagggcggcgcggtcaTGTCGATCCTCGCTGCCGGCCAGATTGTCGGACGACCAGTGTGGGGATACGCGCTCGACCGGGGAGGCCGCGTTAACATGGTCATTGTGAGCTACCTCATCTGCGGCGTGGCCACGCTCGCCATCTGGATGCCAGGGAGGAGCTTTGGCCTCATGGCCCTGTTCGGCCTGCTGCACGGTTTGACGGGCGGCACGATCCACTCAGCCGCCACGCCGGTCCTCACCAGCATTGTGGGGCTACAGgacctcggctcggcgctggccaTCTACTGGGTCGACTTGTCTGTCCCCTCGCTCGTCAGCCAGGTCCTCGCTATCCTGCTCGTCAACTACTCGCGCAACCACCTCGGCAagaccggcgccgacgcgtaCACCATCAGTATTGGGTTCTGCGGCGCGCTCACCTTTGCCGGGGCGTTCGCGCTGTACGGATCCAAGCGATATCTCCAGGGTGATTTCAAGGTCTTGAAGAAGTCGTAG
- the inhA_1 gene encoding Isonitrile hydratase, whose product MLLKLPLLGMAAALAALAQAKSGKTSCPPPPQHNTTCFNPAPAPQLNGTTQLNNIGMVLFRAFELIDVYGVLDPFQQLAHTNNKLNLYLIAETLEPVTTETVAAVMNPANSTFWPKLTPTHTFADDLDLDILFVPGGLGTMNPNVTAVTDYLRKMYPKVKIFATVCTGAGLAAKAGLLEGKVATTNKSAWQRTKAMGKANWISPARYVVDGKVWSSSGVTAALDLTFALIGTYWGVEAAADIAKGLEHIPAKPLEDPFSKLYNITPTEPLCHFAKDVKWPQL is encoded by the coding sequence ATGCTCCTCAAGCTGCCTCTCCTCGGTatggcggccgcgctcgccgcgctcgcgcaagCAAAGTCCGGCAAGACGTCGtgcccccctccgccgcagCACAACACGACGTGCTTCAACCCCGCCCCGGCACCACAGCTCAACGGGACGACGCAGCTGAACAACATCGGCATGGTGCTCTTCCGCGCGTTCGAGCTGATCGACGTGTACGGCGTGCTCGATCCCTTCCAGCAGCTCGCTCACACCAACAACAAGCTCAACCTGTACCTGATCGCTGAGACGCTGGAACCAGTCACGACCGAGACCGTGGCAGCCGTGATGAACCCAGCCAACTCGACCTTCTGGCCCAAgctcacgccgacgcacacgtttgccgacgacctcgacctcgacatcctctTCGTGCCCGGCGGCCTGGGCACCATGAACCCCAACGTCACCGCTGTGACCGACTACCTGCGCAAGATGTACCCCAAGGTCAAGATCTTCGCGACGGTCTGCACGGGCGCCGGGCTGGCGGCCAAAGCTGGCCTGCTGGAGGGCaaggtggcgacgacgaacaAGAGCGCGTGGCAGCGCACCAAGGCCATGGGCAAGGCCAACTGGatctcgccggcgcgctatgtcgtcgacggcaaggtgtGGTCCAGCTCGGgcgtcaccgccgcgctcgacctcacgTTCGCGTTGATCGGCACGTACTGGggtgtcgaggccgccgcggatATCGCAAAGGGCCTCGAGCATATCCCGGCAAAGCCGCTCGAGGACCCGTTCTCCAAGCTGTACAACATCACCCCGACGGAGCCCCTGTGCCACTTTGCCAAGGACGTCAAGTGGCCACAACTGTAG